In the Duncaniella freteri genome, one interval contains:
- the mltG gene encoding endolytic transglycosylase MltG: MATVKKRKKKGNESWLTRHSLGVMTAVIAIIVAIGAVFAFAFIPYTGGNDKEGDWVYIPHGASTAQVRDSLKNSLGSSMGTRIYIMWKLMGNNPAKTEGAYRMDPGQTALGIARRMATGRQTPVTVTFNSTRTMQQLADRIASQLQCSPEEFMDACAEVLPEHGFKRATYPAAFIPDTYEFYWSATPENVVKRLLDYRDNFWNEERTKKAKSLGLSKVEVATVASIIEEETAKKDERPLVARLYLNRLNKGMRLQADPTVKFAVGDFKLRRIRGEHLRVSSPYNTYKVEGLPPGPIRVPTASALDDVLNAPHHNYIYMCAKEDFSGYHNFATDYATHQANARRYQKALNQRNIM; this comes from the coding sequence ATGGCAACAGTAAAAAAAAGAAAGAAAAAAGGCAATGAATCATGGCTTACCCGGCACTCACTGGGAGTAATGACAGCTGTCATAGCAATAATCGTAGCCATCGGGGCTGTATTCGCATTTGCATTCATCCCATACACAGGAGGCAATGACAAGGAAGGCGACTGGGTATATATCCCACACGGAGCATCCACAGCGCAAGTAAGGGACAGCCTAAAGAATTCGCTCGGATCATCAATGGGCACACGCATATATATAATGTGGAAACTGATGGGCAATAATCCAGCCAAAACCGAAGGTGCCTACCGCATGGACCCGGGACAGACCGCACTTGGCATAGCCAGAAGAATGGCTACAGGACGCCAGACACCTGTCACAGTGACCTTCAACAGCACCCGCACAATGCAACAGCTTGCCGACAGGATAGCATCTCAACTCCAATGCTCACCAGAGGAATTCATGGATGCCTGTGCAGAAGTGCTCCCTGAACATGGATTCAAACGTGCCACATATCCGGCAGCATTCATTCCGGACACATATGAATTCTATTGGAGCGCAACCCCCGAAAACGTCGTGAAACGCCTGTTGGATTATCGCGACAATTTCTGGAACGAGGAAAGGACAAAAAAGGCAAAGTCTCTTGGGCTCAGCAAGGTTGAAGTAGCCACAGTTGCCTCTATAATTGAAGAAGAGACCGCAAAGAAAGATGAAAGACCGCTCGTTGCAAGACTTTATCTCAATCGACTGAACAAAGGGATGCGCCTGCAAGCCGACCCTACAGTAAAATTCGCGGTAGGAGACTTCAAATTAAGACGCATTCGCGGTGAACATCTAAGGGTGTCTTCTCCTTATAATACATATAAAGTGGAAGGACTGCCGCCGGGACCTATACGAGTGCCGACCGCCTCGGCTTTAGATGATGTGCTCAATGCCCCACACCATAATTATATATATATGTGTGCCAAGGAGGACTTTTCCGGCTATCATAACTTCGCTACTGACTATGCCACCCATCAAGCCAATGCCAGGAGATATCAGAAAGCCCTTAACCAAAGGAACATAATGTGA
- a CDS encoding MerR family transcriptional regulator produces the protein MEQITNKRYYKISEVAEIINVAASTLRFWETQFHILKPKRNDRGTRFYTPADLENARMIKYLVHDKGLKIEAALEQIRVNKDGVSRKAEALNRLSDVRNRLQDLIDSLHKLR, from the coding sequence ATGGAACAAATTACCAACAAGAGATACTATAAAATAAGCGAAGTGGCTGAGATAATCAATGTGGCTGCTTCCACCCTCCGGTTTTGGGAAACCCAGTTCCATATTCTGAAACCGAAGCGCAACGACAGGGGCACACGGTTCTACACCCCAGCTGACCTGGAGAATGCAAGAATGATAAAATACCTTGTTCATGACAAAGGACTAAAGATCGAAGCCGCATTGGAGCAGATAAGGGTCAACAAGGATGGCGTGTCACGGAAAGCCGAAGCCCTGAACAGACTCTCAGATGTTCGGAACAGGCTTCAGGACCTCATTGATTCCCTCCACAAACTCCGCTAA